DNA from Sulfitobacter albidus:
GCCGAGCGGGACACGATCAAGGCGCGCTATGAGGCGCCGCTGAAGGAGATATTCGCATGATGGATCCGACCGAACTGATGACCTACGCCATTCGCGGTGCCTTTATCGTGGTGGGGCTGTGCCAGATCATGGCGATGATCCGCGTTGTCATCGGCCCCTCGACGGGCGACCGCATTCTCGCGCTGGATACAATGGTGGTCAACGCCATTGGCCTCATCGTGCTGATGGGGCTGAGCCAGGGCAGCCGGATCTATTTCGAAGCCTCGCTGATCATCGCGATGCTGGGTTTCGTGTCGACGGTCGCCTACGCGCGGTTCGTACTGCGGGGGGACATCATCGAATGAATTGGGAACTGGTGGCAACCTGGGGCGTGATCGTGTGCCTTGTCGTTGGGTCGATCTTTACGCTGGTGGGCGCGATTGGCCTTTTGAAGTTCAACGATGGCATGACGCGTCTGCACGCGCCCACAAAGGTGGGCACGGTCGGTGTCGGCTCGTTGTTGCTGGCGTCGATCATCTACGGTTTTGCCTTCGGCGATGGGGCCTGGCACGAGGTGCTGATCATGGCATTCCTGTTCGTGACGGCGCCAATTTCGGCCAATTTCATCGCCAAGGTGACCATGCACAAACGCGCCTGTGACACGCCGCCGGCGCTGGAGGGGGGCGAGGTCTGGGCGACATACGATGTGCCGCCCGAGGATACGCCCGAGCCCGAGATTCGGGCGGGCCGCTAAAGCGCGGCGAAACAGTCGGCGAGGTGGTCGAAAACCATCCGCACCCGCGGGCTCATGCGCAGTTCCTGATGCGCGGTAAGCCAGACGGGCAGCGTACCGATATCGATGTCCGGCCAGACGCGCGTGAGGGTGGGGTCATCCTCGCCCATCCTGGCCTGGGCAAATCCGATGCCGACGCCTGCGCGCAGCATCTCCCAGCAGACGACCTGGTCGTCGGAGCGGATGGCGAAGAGGGTGCGATCGGCTTCGATGCCGAAGGCCCGCATGCCGTCGATGATCCGCGTGTCGCGGTCGTAGCCGATGAGCGTGTGGCGGTGCATGTCCTCCGGGCCCTTGGGCGTGCCGTGCCGGGCGACGTAGGATTTGGCGGCAAAGATGCCCAGCGGCAGCTCCGCGATCTTGCGGGTGATCAGGTCCCCTTGGGTCGGCCGGTACATGCGCAGCGCCAGATCGGCCTCGCGGCGCAGCAGGTTATTGCTGTGGTCCGTGGCGACGATGTCGATCTGCAATTGTGGGGCGCGGGCGTGCAGCGACGCGATCATCGGGGGCAGCAGGTAGGTCGCGGCGATCTGGCTTGCCGTCAGCCGCACGGTGCCCGCCAGCGCGTCGTCGTGGGCGTGCGCGAGGCTCAGCGCCGCGGCGGCATCGGCCATCTGGCGGGTCTGGCGCTGGATCGCGTGGCCCTCGGGCGTGAGTTCAAGCCGGTTTTGCGCCCGCTCGAACAGGCGCGTGCCAAGGTGCTGTTCGAGCTGCGTCAGGTGACGGCTGAGCGTGGGCTGGCTGCTGCCGGAGGCGCGGGCGGCGGCAGACAAGGATCCGTGCGCGCAGATCGCCGCGAAGGATTCGAGCAGGTGCCAGGGAAGAGATTTGGTATCCATATTTGAATGGTGATATCGGATTCCAGTCAATTTTGCACGCAAAATTTCTCGGCTAGGGTCTTTTTAGTCAACAGATGAAAGGACACTGCGATGACACAGACAGTTGTAATTCTGGGCGCGAACGGGCGCTTTGGCCGCGCCGCCGTAGAAGCATTCAAGGCACGGGGCTGGGACGTGCGCCGGGTGACCCGCAAGGGCGAGAATGGCGCCGTTGCCTGTGATGCGATGGATGGGGCGGCGGTGATCCGCGCCTGTGCCGGGGCGGATGTGATCGTGCACGCGCTCAACCCGCTCTACACCGATTGGGTGCGGGTGCTGCCGGTGCACACGGCCAATGTGATCGCCGCCGCGCGGGCCTGCGGGGCGCGGGTGATGATCCCCGGCAATGTCTATCCCTTTGGCACCGAGGACGGCCCGTGGTGCGAGGATACCGTTCAGACCCCGCAAAGCCGCAAGGGCGCGCTGCGCGTCACGATGGAGCAGCGGTTTGCCGCCAGCGGCGTGCCGACGATCGTGTTGCGGGGCGGGGATTTCATCGAGGGCGTCGATACCGGCAATTGGTTCGAGAGCTATATCACCAAGGATGTGCACAAGGGCCGGATCACCTATCCCGGGCGTCTGGACGCAGTCCATGCCTGGGCCTACCTGCCGGATATGGCCCGTGCGATGGTCGCGCTGGCCGAGATCGAGACGACGCTGTCACCGTTCGAAGTGCTGCACTACGAAGGGCTGAGCCTGACCGGCGCGCAGCTGATCGACGCGATCGCGGCGCGGTGCGGCGCGCCCCTGCGGGTCAAGCGGTTTCCGTGGTGGTTGATCCGCGCGATAGCTCCCTTCAGCCCGCTGATGCGCGAGGTGGTCGAGATGCGGTATCTTTGGGATCATCCGCACCGGCTGGACGGCACCCGCCTGCGCGCGCTGATCCCCGATCACCGTGACACGCCCCTGGCGGAGGTTATGGCGCAGGTGCTGCCGGCGCCCCAGCCGGGCGATGCGGCGCCTCAGGCGGCTTGACAAGGGGGCGTGCAATCTATCCTCCTGCGGGAAACCACAGGAGGACCCTTGCCATGATGAAAACCCGTGCCGCCGTTGCCGTTGAAGCCGGAAAACCGCTTGAGATCATGGAGGTGAACCTTGAGGGGCCAAAGGCCGGGGAGGTGCTGGTCGAGATCAAGGCCACCGGTCTGTGCCACACCGATGAGTTCACCCGGTCGGGCGACGATCCCGAGGGGATCTTTCCCGCGATCCTTGGCCACGAGGGCGCGGGCGTCGTGCTGGAAGTGGGTGAGGGCGTGACCACGCTGGAAGTGGGCGACCATGTGATCCCGCTTTATACGCCCGAGTGTCGGGAGTGTGAGTACTGCCTCAGTGGCAAGACCAACCTGTGCCAGGCGATCCGCGGCACGCAGGGGCAGGGGTTGCTGCCCGATGGCACGACGCGGTTTTCGATGCTCGATGGCACGCCGATCTATCACTACATGGGCTGTTCGACCTTCGCCAACCACACCGTCGTGCCCGAAATCGCGCTGGCCAAAGTCCGCAAGGACGCGCCGTTTGACAAGATCTGCTATATCGGCTGCGGCGTGACCACGGGCATCGGCGCAGTCATCAACACTGCCAAGGTCGAGATCGGCGCGCGCTGCGTGGTGTTTGGCCTGGGCGGGATCGGGTTGAACGTCATTCAGGGGCTCAAGATGGCGGGGCGGATCAGATCGTGGGCGTCGATCTGAACGACGACAAGGAAGAGATGGGCCGCCGGTTTGGCATGACCGATTTTGTGAACCCCAAGGGGATCGACGACATCGTGGCGCATCTGGTGGAGCTGACGGGCGGCGGGGCGGATTATTCCTTTGACGCCACCGGCAACACCAAGGTCATGCGCGACGCGCTGGAATGTGCGCACAAGGGCTGGGGGGAGAGCATCATCATCGGTGTGGCGCCCGCGGGGGCGGAGATTTCGACGCGGCCCTTCCAGTTGGTGACGGGGCGCGTCTGGCGCGGCACCGCCTTTGGCGGCGCCAAGGGGCGGACGGACGTGCCCAAGATCGTGGATTGGTACATGGGTGGCAAGATCGAGATCGACCCGATGATCACGCACAAGCTGACGCTGGATGAGATCAACCACGGGTTCGACCTGATGCACGAAGGCAAATCCATCCGCGCCGTCGTCGAGTTCTAGGCGCCCGGCGGGCAAAGTCGCGCATGGCGCGGTCCGCTGCCCCGACGGAAGCGGCCCGCTCTTGCCGTTGACTTGTGGGGCGCTGTGCTTAGCTTGAGGGGATACCCCGAACAGGAGGCTTCGCATGGCCAATCTCGCTCTCATCACCGGCGCGTCGTCTGGCATCGGCGCGGAATTCGCCCGATACCACGCCCGGCGCGGCGGCGATGTCATTCTGACAGCGCGCAGTGCGGACAAGCTGGACGCCCTGGCCGAAGAGCTGCGCGAGGCCCATGGCATCACCGCGCATGTCTTTGCCGTCGATCTGGGCGCCCCCGGTGGCGCCGATGATCTGGCCGCGAAAGTGGACGCGGCGGGGCTTGAGGTCGAGATCCTGATCAACAATGCGGGCTTTGGCGGGCAGGGCGCGCATGTGGATCGTGATCTGGACGATGAGCGGGCGATGATCGACCTGAACGTCACGGCGCTGGTGACGCTTTGCCACCATTTCGGCGGGCGCATGGCCGCGCGGGGCAAGGGGCGGATTCTGAACGTGAGCTCCACCGCCGGCTTCATGCCGGGGCCGTTGCAGGCGATTTATTTCGCGACAAAGGCGTTTGTGAAAAGCTTTTCCGAAGCATTGGATCAGGAGCTGCGGCCCAAGGGTGTCACCGTGACCCTGCTGGCGCCCGGCTATGTCGAGACGGGATTTGCCGATCGCGCCGATCTGCACGGCACCGGGTTGGTGAAGGGCGGTGGTAAATCGGCCAAATCGGTGGCCAAACACGGCTATGACGCGATGCGCCGGGGGGCGCTGGTCACGGTGAACGAGGGGCCGCTTGGCTTTATGGTGGATTGGGTCATTCCGCTTCTGCCCCGGCGCGCGGTGCTGAAGATGGTCGAACGGATGCAAAAGAAATAGGAGCGGGCGATGAAACTGACGGTCAACGGAACCGAGCATGAGGTCGACGTCGAGCCGGACATGCCCCTTTTGTGGGTGTTGCGCGACGAGCTGGGGATCACCGGCGTGAAATACGGCTGCGGCATCGCGCAATGCGGGGCCTGCACGGTGCATGTGGACGGGGTCGCGGTGCGGTCGTGCCAGCTGGCCGCCGCCGATCTGGACGGGGAGGTGACCACCATCGAGGGGCTGGGCACACCCGAGACGCTGCACGCGGTGCAGCAGGCGTGGGTCGAACATCAGGTGGCGCAATGCGGGTATTGCCAGTCGGGGCAGATGATGCAGGCGGCCTCGTTCCTCGATCTCAATCCGGAACCGTCGGATGACCAGATCGACGCGGCGATGAGCGGGAACCTGTGCCGCTGCGGCACCTATCCGCGGATCCGCGCCGCTGTGAAAACCGCCGCCACCAAGCTTCAGGAGGTCTGAGCCATGGGTCGTGTCAAGACAATTGCCCGCCGCACCTTCCTGATCGGCTCTGCCGCGATTGCCGGGGGCGTCGCCTTTGGCGCCTATTTGGTGGCACGCGATCCTGACAATCCGCTGACGGCCGAGGCCGGGCAGGGCGATGCCGTGTTCAACCCCTGGGTCAAGGTCAACGCCGACGGGATCACGCTGGTCACGCCGCATACGGATCTGGGGCAGGGGGCCGCGTCGATGCAGGCGATGCTGATCGCCGAGGAGCTGGACGTGGATCTCGATCAGGTCACGACCACGGTGGGCGTGCCGGCGGCGGCCTATTACAACACGGCGCTGGCGTCCGAGGCGGTGCCGTTCCGCTCCAACGACACAGGATTTGCGGCGGAGGCGATGCGCGACACGATGGGTGCAGTGATGAAGGTGCTGGGCGCGCAAGTCACCGGCGGGTCGACCTCGGTGCCCGACAGCTTTGACAAGCTGCGGCGCGCGGGGGCAGTGGCCCGCGAAACGCTCAAGCGCGCGGCGAGTGAGGAGACGGGCCTGCCCGTGGCCAATCTGCGCACCGAACGCGGCGCGGTGATCCTGCCGGACGGGACCGAGATACTCTACACCGATCTGGCGGCGACGGCGGCGACGCTCGATCCGGTCACGGATGTTACCCTGCGCGATCCGTCGGAATGGCGGCTGATCGGCACCGATCAAAAGCGGCTCGACATCGTGGCGAAATCCACCGGCACGCAGACCTACGGCATTGATCTGAAGGTCGAGGGGATGAAACACGCCTCCGTGCGGATGAACCCGCGCAAGGGCGCGTTGATGCTGGGTTTTGACGCGGCGGGCGCGGATAAGATGCGCGGCGTCGATCAGATCGTGGCGCTGCCTTACGGCGTGGCGGTTGTGGCGGACAACACGTGGCGGGCGTTTCAGGCGCTCGATCAGATCGAGGTCGATTGGGACGCGGCGCCCTTCCCGGCGGAGCAGGCGGATCATTGGGCCGAGGTGGCGGCATCGTTCACCGACGAACGGCTGGACAAGGAATGGCGCAACGATGGCGACATCGAGGGCGCGCTGGCGGGCGGTGACGTTGTCGAGGCGGAGTACCGCGCGCCCTACGTGGCGCACCAGCCGCTGGAGCCGCTGAGCGCGATTGCCCTCGTCGGTCAGGACCGCGTGGATATCTGGGCCGCGCATCAGCTGCCGCGTTTCGTGCAGCAGCGCATCGCGGGCAAGCTGGAGATGGAGCCAGAGCAGATCCACCTGCACAACCAATACGCCGGCGGCAGCTTTGGCCACCGGCTGGAGTTCGACAACATCGACGTGGCCGTGGATATCGCGGCCAAGCTGCCCGGCACGCCGATCAAGCTGACGTTTAGCCGCGAAGAGGATTTTGCGCAGGATTACAGCCGTCAGATCGGCATGGCGCGCGGGCGCGGGGCCCATGCGAACGGGCAGGTGACGGCGCTGGATCTGGACATCGCGACGGTCTCGGCGGCGCGGTCGCAGTCGAAACGGCTGGGCGCGCCGGTGCCGGGGCCGGATACGCAGATCCCGGCGGGCGCGTGGAACATGCGCTACGCGCTGCCGCATGCACGGGTGCGCGCCTATGCGGTGCCGGAGCTGGCGCCGACGTCGTCCTGGCGATCGGTGGGCGCGTCGACGGCGGGGTTCTTTGCCGAAGGGTTCCTGGATGAGTTGATCGTCGCGGCGGGAGCCGATCCGATGGCAGAGCGGCTGCGGCTGGTCAATGACCCGGACGCGCGCGCGGTGCTGGAGGCCGTGGCCGAGATGAGCAATTGGGGCGAGGCGCTGCCCGAGGGGACCGGGCGCGGGGTCGCCTTGGTCACGTCATTCGGTGTGCCCACGGCAGAGGTCGTCGAGGTGCAGCAGACCGACGCGGGCCTGCGCGTCACCCGTGCGTGGGTTGCCGCCGAAGTGGGCCGGGTCGTTGATCCGATCACTTTTGAGAATGTTGTCGCGGGCGGCGTGATCTGGGGTCTGGGCCACGCGATGAACTCGGAAATTACCTATAGCGACGGGCGGGCCGAGCAGGGCAATTACCACATGGCCGAGGGGATGCGCCTGCACCAGTGCCCGGTGATCGAGGTGCGCGGGCTGGAGAATGGCGACGCCATTCGCGGCGTGGGCGAGCCGCCGGTGCCGCCCGCCGCCCCCGCGCTGGCCAACGCGATCTATGCGGCGACGGGCAAGCGGCTGCGACAGATGCCGTTCTTTCACGAGGTGGATTTCGTATGAGGGCGGTGATGGTGGCGCTGGCCCTTGTCGGCTCTCCCGTGGCGGCGCAGGAGGTCGCGCGGGAGGACGGGCTGGACGCCTGGACACGGATCTATGCCGTGGCCTCGCACCCGCGCTGCACCAATTGCCACGTGGGCGAAAGCGGGCGGCCCGGCTGGGCCGGTCTGGGATACGGCGCGGAGCGTCTGCACGCGATGAACATCCAGGCGGGCGAGAGCCGGATCGGGGCGGAGACGATCCCCTGCCGCGTCTGCCACATCGGCGCGTCCGGCCCCAACAGCGTGCCCCACGCCGCGCCACAGGTGGATGACGCGTGGCGCCTGCCGCCGGTGGAGCTGGCGTGGCGCGGCAAGACGAGCGTCGAGGTCTGCGAGCAGATGCGCGACCCGGAGCGCAACGACGGGTTTGACGTGGCCGGTCTGGTCGAGCACGTGCGCGAGAGCGCGTTCGTGAACTGGGGGTTCGTGCCCGGCGGCGGGCGGGAGCCTGCACCGGGCAGTGCCGCCGCCCTCGCGTCGGATATCGAGGCATGGGGCGCGGCGGGGCTGCCCTGTGAGGACGGCTAGAAGCTTTGATTAAGTTCGTCTGCGGGGGGATTTCCCGCTCGCGCCGGTCGATATAGGCGCGCAGGGCCTCGTCGGTTGCGGGGTCGAGCGTGGGTTCTTGATACTCTGACAGCAGCGTGCGGGCGTGGGCGAGCGCGCGGCCCGTAATCTCGACCGAGCCTTCGGCGACCCATTGCTCGATCGCGTTGTTGTCGAACATCTGCGGCATGAAGAACGCGGTTTGAAAGTTCTCCTGCGTATGCGGGTGGCCAAGGTAGTGGCCACCCGGCCCGACATCGGGCACCGCCGCGAGGGCGGCATCGAAATCGTCGAAATTCACGCCGCAGGCCATCCGGTGCGCCATCGCGCATTGCTCTGCATCGACGATGAATTTCGCGACAGAGCAGTGCATCCCAGCCTCGTTCCAGCCCGCCGAATGCCAGATGTAATTGGCGCCCGCGTGCATCACCGCCGAGAGGGTCGTGGCACTTTCATAGCCCGCCTGCGCATCGAAGGTCTTGGCCCCGCCCAGCGTGTTCGAGGTGCGCCATGGCACGCTGTAATGCCGCGCCATCTGGCCGATCATGAAGTTCATCAGCGAGATTTCGGGCGTGCCGGCCATGGGGGCGCCGGATTTCATCGACACGGTGCTGAGGTAATGCCCGTAGATCGCGGGCGCGCCTGGGCGAATGACCTGGGTATAGGCCAGCGCCGAGAGCGCCTCGGCATTGAGTTGGGCGACGGAGGCCGCGACGGAGGCGGGCGTATTGGCACCCCCCAGCACGAAGGGGGAGCACAGCACCGGCTGGTTGGCGCGGCTGAACGCGCGCATGGCACCCAGCATCGTCTCGTCCCACACCAGCGGGGAGTTGCCGTTGCAATTGCCGGTGACGACGGCGTGGCTCTCCATGAAGTCGGCGCCGAAGAGGATGCGGCACATCTCGATCACGTCCTCGGCGTTGCGCGGCGAGGTGGTCATGCCCATGAACGTCTTGTCGGAGTATTTCATCGAGGAATAGGTGATGCGCAAGTGGCGCTGGCTGATCGGGTGGTCGTAGGGTTCGACGATGTGATGGGCCGAGGAATGCAGCGCGGGCATCATGTGCGAGAGTTTGTGAAACATCGCCAGATCGTCGAGCGTGGGATTGCGGCGCACATCGTCCAGATCGCGCAGGTAGGGCGCGCCGGTCATCGGCACGAACATGGCGCGGGTGCCGCCAAAGGGGATGTTATGCGCCGGATTGCGCGCGTGATAGGTCCAGCCCGCCGGGATCGTTGCGATCAGGTCGCGCACAAGGCCACGGTCGAGATACACACGCTCCCCCACCACCTTGGCGCCTGCCTTGCGCCAGTCGGCGAGGGCGATCTGGTCGCGGAAGACGACGCCGGTATTCTCTAGGATCTCCATCGAGGCCGCGTCGATGCGTTCGATCTGGCTGCCGGTGAGGATCTCGCAGGGAGGGATCTTGTTGTCGATGCCGGGCAGCATGGTGACATCGGGGATGCTGCGGAGGGCGCGGCGGGCGGTGCGGCCCCCGG
Protein-coding regions in this window:
- the mnhG gene encoding monovalent cation/H(+) antiporter subunit G codes for the protein MNWELVATWGVIVCLVVGSIFTLVGAIGLLKFNDGMTRLHAPTKVGTVGVGSLLLASIIYGFAFGDGAWHEVLIMAFLFVTAPISANFIAKVTMHKRACDTPPALEGGEVWATYDVPPEDTPEPEIRAGR
- a CDS encoding SDR family NAD(P)-dependent oxidoreductase, encoding MANLALITGASSGIGAEFARYHARRGGDVILTARSADKLDALAEELREAHGITAHVFAVDLGAPGGADDLAAKVDAAGLEVEILINNAGFGGQGAHVDRDLDDERAMIDLNVTALVTLCHHFGGRMAARGKGRILNVSSTAGFMPGPLQAIYFATKAFVKSFSEALDQELRPKGVTVTLLAPGYVETGFADRADLHGTGLVKGGGKSAKSVAKHGYDAMRRGALVTVNEGPLGFMVDWVIPLLPRRAVLKMVERMQKK
- a CDS encoding NAD-dependent epimerase/dehydratase family protein — encoded protein: MTQTVVILGANGRFGRAAVEAFKARGWDVRRVTRKGENGAVACDAMDGAAVIRACAGADVIVHALNPLYTDWVRVLPVHTANVIAAARACGARVMIPGNVYPFGTEDGPWCEDTVQTPQSRKGALRVTMEQRFAASGVPTIVLRGGDFIEGVDTGNWFESYITKDVHKGRITYPGRLDAVHAWAYLPDMARAMVALAEIETTLSPFEVLHYEGLSLTGAQLIDAIAARCGAPLRVKRFPWWLIRAIAPFSPLMREVVEMRYLWDHPHRLDGTRLRALIPDHRDTPLAEVMAQVLPAPQPGDAAPQAA
- a CDS encoding K+/H+ antiporter subunit F — translated: MTYAIRGAFIVVGLCQIMAMIRVVIGPSTGDRILALDTMVVNAIGLIVLMGLSQGSRIYFEASLIIAMLGFVSTVAYARFVLRGDIIE
- a CDS encoding (2Fe-2S)-binding protein, which gives rise to MKLTVNGTEHEVDVEPDMPLLWVLRDELGITGVKYGCGIAQCGACTVHVDGVAVRSCQLAAADLDGEVTTIEGLGTPETLHAVQQAWVEHQVAQCGYCQSGQMMQAASFLDLNPEPSDDQIDAAMSGNLCRCGTYPRIRAAVKTAATKLQEV
- a CDS encoding LysR family transcriptional regulator; the encoded protein is MDTKSLPWHLLESFAAICAHGSLSAAARASGSSQPTLSRHLTQLEQHLGTRLFERAQNRLELTPEGHAIQRQTRQMADAAAALSLAHAHDDALAGTVRLTASQIAATYLLPPMIASLHARAPQLQIDIVATDHSNNLLRREADLALRMYRPTQGDLITRKIAELPLGIFAAKSYVARHGTPKGPEDMHRHTLIGYDRDTRIIDGMRAFGIEADRTLFAIRSDDQVVCWEMLRAGVGIGFAQARMGEDDPTLTRVWPDIDIGTLPVWLTAHQELRMSPRVRMVFDHLADCFAAL
- a CDS encoding xanthine dehydrogenase family protein molybdopterin-binding subunit — translated: MGRVKTIARRTFLIGSAAIAGGVAFGAYLVARDPDNPLTAEAGQGDAVFNPWVKVNADGITLVTPHTDLGQGAASMQAMLIAEELDVDLDQVTTTVGVPAAAYYNTALASEAVPFRSNDTGFAAEAMRDTMGAVMKVLGAQVTGGSTSVPDSFDKLRRAGAVARETLKRAASEETGLPVANLRTERGAVILPDGTEILYTDLAATAATLDPVTDVTLRDPSEWRLIGTDQKRLDIVAKSTGTQTYGIDLKVEGMKHASVRMNPRKGALMLGFDAAGADKMRGVDQIVALPYGVAVVADNTWRAFQALDQIEVDWDAAPFPAEQADHWAEVAASFTDERLDKEWRNDGDIEGALAGGDVVEAEYRAPYVAHQPLEPLSAIALVGQDRVDIWAAHQLPRFVQQRIAGKLEMEPEQIHLHNQYAGGSFGHRLEFDNIDVAVDIAAKLPGTPIKLTFSREEDFAQDYSRQIGMARGRGAHANGQVTALDLDIATVSAARSQSKRLGAPVPGPDTQIPAGAWNMRYALPHARVRAYAVPELAPTSSWRSVGASTAGFFAEGFLDELIVAAGADPMAERLRLVNDPDARAVLEAVAEMSNWGEALPEGTGRGVALVTSFGVPTAEVVEVQQTDAGLRVTRAWVAAEVGRVVDPITFENVVAGGVIWGLGHAMNSEITYSDGRAEQGNYHMAEGMRLHQCPVIEVRGLENGDAIRGVGEPPVPPAAPALANAIYAATGKRLRQMPFFHEVDFV